A window of Pieris rapae chromosome 22, ilPieRapa1.1, whole genome shotgun sequence genomic DNA:
GatgagttttaatattatgcaaCTTCCGGTTTGAGTTGGCATCATTTTCCGTTCCATAACCATATCCCAACGCACCAGAATGAGCACCTACTAACACagaaacttattataaaatataaagtatttcacaattaacattaataaaaatatattacctgCAATCCAAGTTATTaaccttaatttttatattaaaatatggcgGGATGGGAAAGGAAGGGATGGTGACGAACTTCACCAATGCGGATAACATGTGCACGTTATACCATGTTTGGAAATTACAAAGTTTATTCACTAATAAATAACGCATTAACTATGGACATGTTATCCTAAATCGGCGAATCGAAGGGTGCTACCAGgaataattacaaactaaaattatgtaacaCAATAATCAGTAATATACtcgcatttattttatgatttttccTCCTattatacaaaagtatttacataaaatattgagAATTGTgcataaacaaataacaaatagaAATACAAAACGTATCTTCCGGGCATGTCcttctaaatacatattttctcaGCTTAACTGTCAAAGTATTATGCAGTTCATCaaccttataatataaaatcacttTGCTAACAGCGAAATATGAATACACTATCATAAGTACAAACTAAACCGAATActgtaaatacaatacaatttatatttacaagacACCCACTGGTATCAAAcccatagaaaaatataccacATTTTTTGGAATTATTCATGGTAGCACCCCTTCAAAAGCGAGTATGACAAGAGTCACAATTTctacaatttacaattaaatggcACTAATAACGTGTCATAAACAACAATAATTGTGAAATCTTGTTACAGAGTAACCCTAAAATATCGAACTCTAAGATAGATACATCACATTTTATCATAGAAACTATTTACaggcaataataataatagatttcatctaataaaaatttacaatatcacAGTTAAAGTGTAACAAGTTTTCACGTTTGGCTGCCGAGGCAGTTAGCTTGCTCCTGTCATACAAGCCTCAGGGCTAGTTCTTCACCATCGCGCTCTACTTCTCAAATGGAAATCAAGTAAATTGAACGCACCTTCGTCGGGCTGGTGCTGGTAATAGTACTGCTGCTGCGGCACCGGCTGCAGCGAAGGCGCGGGGCCCGGGGCCCGGGGTTTCTTGGTCGAGGCGGGCTGAGGGGCTACGGCCGCCGACGGAGGCCCTTTGCTCAGCGCCGCGCGCCCTTTCTTCGCCTTGTCGTTCAGGGGCGTACTGGGTACATTCAGCACGGGCTTGTTCATCCGTCTCGCTTCCTCCTCGGCGTCGTAGGCGGCCTCCTCGGTGCCGTCGTACTTTCTCTTTCTGTCCTTATTCAAGTGGTAATATCTCGGGTCGTCCAACTCGACGCCTTTCGCCTGCGAACCCAACAGGTTCGACTGTGATGCGTGCAGCTGATTAGCACCCAATAGACCGGGACTCATCACCGGGTTGTTCAGAGCCATCCCGGCGTTAAGCACGCTCGAGGAGGCCATGGCGCCATTCGCACTTTGGGTTGGGTTTGCCTCGCATGGGTTTTTTGCCACTTCGTTGGGATTGAATGGCTTGTTATTGACGGTATTACTGTTTGTGTTTGTTCTTGACCACGTGGACTTTCTAGCGCCTCGGCCGGCCGGCGGAGGAGAAGTGTCGCGTTCTCCttgtaaaaactttaaataagaaGCCATAAAGCCCGACCCCGGACCCGTGACGGGAacgttgaattttttttccattactTTCGAAGTAGCGTCTTGCGAGGCACTGTTAAGGTTCTGCTGCTGTGAAGTGGGTGCTACCGTCGACGAAGTGTTAGCGCGTTGTTCTGCAAGGAAACCGAGTTCTTCCTCTATATTGGGTACTACCACCTTGGGCTGTTCCTCCTCACGAGTTTCAGGTGTTGAAAACGATGACGAGGAAGCCGAAGGTGGAGTTTCACTGAATGATGATAAAGGTGTTAACTCCACAGAGGATTGGAAGTCAGGATGGGGTCCTAAGTGAAACGGTGGGAAGTATGTTAATGCATGACTGTGCTGCATTGCCAAGGCTTGATGTTGGTTAAAATTACTAGCATGTAAAGGGGCCTGAGAACCAAAGGCTGAAGTTCCGGGGAACATTTTTGGAGGTGGTGGAGGAAGGTTCCATCTCTCAAAGTCAAAAAAGCTGCCGTTTTGCTGTTGGTTATTTGTTGAACTATGTGCTGGTGGCGGTATTCTACTAGCTAAGTAGTCAGCCATAACTGCAGCATTGGTGAGTTCATTTGAATGTGCTAAAGATTTTTCAGTACTTTTCCTTCTTGTAACTTTAGCTACTGCAGGAGCACTAACTACAGGTGTTACAGTTTTACTAGGTTTTGATTCTTGTACTTGACAACTTTGTTGGCTTTGTAAATTCTTAACTATACTCATAGGATCACCGCGACAACTTGATAAATCCTGTAAAGCTACATTATTACTATCAAAGCAATTGGGTTTTTCACTTAAGCCTAGAGTCCTATCCATAGAATTTTGAGATTGAGAGGTTGGCTTTTCGTTATGAGTATTATTTTCCgatatattactataattagTAGAGCTTCCACCGGTATTACTATTACCAGCAAATTTTCTTTGCCGTTCAGACTCCCAGCAATTGGGTGCAGAATTTTGGTTACGATCATACCTATTATCATTAAACGACTTAGCTTGTTCAATACCTAATGCCCTTGTGATAACTGAAGGATAGGCAACTTGACTATTTTGAGATGGGGGCCTGGATATAGATGCATCTAATGGAGATCTTGGTGCAgcattatttactttaccaTAATGATCTCCGTGTTGTGGTGAATGAATAGAGTTCATAGGACTGTGATAAATGGGATAAGCAGGACTAGACCTATGACCTAACGGTGAGGTTTGTGGGGCCACTTGCAAAGGACTCTGTCGTTTGCCTGCAGCTATACTACAATCGGGACCATTTTGAGAGCTGCTACTGGAATAACCAGTGTCGGTGCTAGAACTGCTCTTAGCTCTTACATGATAATCAGTTTCAACATTATTACCACTTTGGTAATGTCTGAAACTGGAAGTTTGGGATGATGAGTAAGGAGAGTTACCTATTCTATTTGACTTAGAATTTCCATTAGTACTGTTATAACTTAACCTACCGGGAGCATCCATAATTGAATAACTAATAGGAGAAGATTGTGGCTGAAGTTTATCAATGGATTCACAACTCTTTCTTTGTTCACTGTTAATCTCAGGATAAACTTTACTTTGAGCTTTAGTTTGAACCTGGGGAGGCTTAGGTGTGGGAGATACAAAACCACTACTACTATTGGTTGGTCGGGATGATTTTTCACTACTGGCACTTTTGGGGGACTGGGAATTATAAATGGATGAGGGGCGAGTTGAACTGGAAGATGAGGAACGGAAGTCTTTAGTTGGAGGGGTTGAGGAAGAGGTCACAGGTGGAGTTGACACAATACAAGTTTGTTGGGAATGAGCACTTGAACTTGCAGAACTTGAATATGACTTACTTCCCGCATAATCCTGTTGAGTAGAAAGTCCACTTTTAGAACCACTTGTACTATATGAATTGTCACTTTGATTTCCGTAACTTGAAGGAGATTGGAAAAATGTTGAAGGTGCTGAAGAAACAGGTTGTTTAGCTGCAGTCGCTGGGGAGCCCGACCTGTTTGTTTGCTTACCAGCATTGGTAATTTGTGAGTTTATGTGATTATTTAAAGTCTGGGCTGCAGCAAAATGggcattaaaattttcataagtCGCCCCTGATTTTGTTGTAGCTGGGCTGGGTGATGACGGCACAACACTTTCATGAGGTAGAATTCCAAATGGACTTGGTAGTTGATTATTGCCCTGCCAACTAAGGCCTGCTGTACCACCAGGAGTTGTAGGCTGATCAAAAAATGAAGTCCCTTGTGCGGCTATTGCCTGATGAGAATAGTTCTCTCTTAATGAGGATAATTCAGTTTCTACAGATGACTGCTTAGAAGCCACGGCAGCTTGAGCTTGTGCTATGACTTGGCGGTGTTGTAAAGAAGAACTGTAGTGTGCTGGTTTAGGATTTGCGTGGTGAAATAATGGCGAGAAAACAGCATCATAACTTACAGCTGGTGGAGACAAAAAACTACTAGGATTAAATGGAGATGCAGTGGTAGAGCCCAATTGGCCTGCAAGTGATGCAGTTGTATGAGCTGCCTGCAGTAACAATTGGCTTGTGGTTGAGGGCACCGATTGGCTGCCTAAACCTGTTCCACTGCTTGTCAGGTGGTGATGAAAATCTCCACTTGCAGCACCAGCCTGAACACCAGCTAGCCGATTGTATGAAGCATATGCTGACCATGGTCCTACTGGATCCATTACCACCTCCGtcttgttattgttttttttataatatcaatataagTCCACACTTTCatccataatttaaattacaaatgtaaattatcaaataccACTAAATGCAGCACTTGTTATCATCTTTTTAGATATTGCTTCTATGTACTTGAAATGCACCCCTGAAAAGAAACAACAtgtcattaataaacaataacaatgaTGGGCATCTTATAAGAgacaaattgttatatatatttcggtGCTTATTcttcaaaaacttttatagaaaataaaactgtttatacAACATATCTGCTATGACGAAGTCAGTAGACGATGAATCGAAAGATGATGATAATTTGCCGCTCATACAGTAGCGTCAATGCGCTACAACATACTTACACCCAGGTTATGGATCGtttgttacaaatttaaagactGAAACTTGAGGACACGTACCATCTCtttagttttgttataaataatgtcaATGTGGTTTCAGTGGACGCTCACAAAACAGATAACATCGTAAATATGGCCTCGACTAGACTCTTCTTGTGCTCGTGACGACGGGTTTTGTCTATTGTGAAACGGAGAAGCACTTGAACCGTCATAAATTAGTCACAAAACTGTCACGTATTATCTATActgcgaaataaataaacgtctCGGttcttattgttatttaacgtTTCTAAACTGCTGCTACTTTTATTTACAAGCAGAAAAATTACAACGTTTCGCCTTTCACATTAATCGCCGCCATCTTACTTGTCTTATGTCGAATGAAAAACCGGACAACAAGCCGTCCAGCGCCCTCTACATGGCAATGgcgattttcttttatttctttgacacattttacttttatctGTGGTAATATTACAGATAgactgatataaaatattctacagATTTCTTCTATAGAAACAGAGAAGTATGAAGTATCATATCACAGATTGTGAAAATGAGTATATGTCTAAAGATTAATAACTTTggtatagaataaaaataatattatataataaacctatattatataaaaatgatattacaGCTGTATATTCATTGTTAATAGGAAACACGGgggattttaattatatattaaaataaagaatgtcCACcagtttcaaatttatatacagaatGGTCCAACTAgtgacattaatatttttttttgaattctcACACCTAGGCGTGTACGAAACAACCACGTATGTTCCGCGGTTTTTGTAGCGTTCGAGTTATATaatactcaaactcaaaaatatatttattcatataggtaaacttgtacacttatgaacgtcaaaaaagaacaaattaaactaattgtaaatttagatttttacaaccagttcgcaagtcaagggcgtagaacgggctgtaagaagaactggcaagaaactttccgccacttttttaaatcgccaagttttaaatacaaattgtttaaactggagcaaatcaatcccaaggattaggatcctTTAAGTATTCGATTCTATTGAAGTCACTAGTTGGATAGTACAATAAGCGTAACTCGTTACAAACTAAACTTTACTGTGTAAGAAGTTCAAACacgaattacattttattatttaatagaaaaatttgtGGCCTTCTTCTTCTCTTCTTCTTGTGTGAGAgttgaatagttttttaaaatcttatcgCTAAGAGTTCAAGTCTTCAAAgactgtttaaaataaaacaaaaagtaccTAATTAACACATTTATTACAGGTTATAAGTTTATGTTACAGCAAAATAATGCTTTCTAACTATTCTTTTTAGCCACTAGGTATGCTCTTTGGTTCCGATAAGAtacataaaatgattttaggAAGACTTAGATAAAATAAtggaaatttcaaaaatatttaagattttcttatgaattattttttcctttgaaatgatttatataaatatacgatAACACACAAGTAATCAAGAAAAATAGATCCAGAGTATTCTATTAACTATGCCAGCCAAGCCGACCAAACTTACTTCGTCTGCTATAAATCATTCTCTAGAAGCCGAGTAGAAAGAGTATCTGTCAAATGTTATCTATGACACGTCCAAAGAATGTAGTCAATATTGTTACAGTAATTTTTTGTCAACGTCATTGTACaatatttcgtatatttttttttcatacaacaaagggcaaacaggcaggaggctcacctgatgttaagtgataccgccgcccgtggacactctcaatgccagagggctcgcgagtgcgttgccgaccttttaagaattggtacactctttatataaaatacattgtcTCTCTCATAACTGATAACCGCGAATATAGGCTGTTAATTAACCTAAACTACatacaacaattattttttatttttacacaatataatCGAGTTCCTTGAGATCTGTGCCGTCAAGAATACAAAATGAAatggatttttaaatgtaagcataaggattttttttacaactatttatcAGAATATGAAACGTTGTTAAGATATTTATGCttgaattacatatatatacaggctgtttatttaaaatatgttataaaaaatcacgTTTGTCTCAAAAATTGTGACGACGACAATTAATGACGAATGACAGTTCAAGTGACCCATCctcttaacatatttttttggatttcAAGATGGTGGatttttaacaatagaaaagaaacaaatattaaccCACGGATCAATGTTAAACCGCGCCATCTAGTGgacagtaatataataaagtacatacaATTCATTTAAACGGCTTTCACTGCAATGTTACACATACTTTTTGTCAGTCACTTCAAAACCGCGCCATCTGTTGAAACCTATACGAAATAGCTGAATACAATGTCCAGATAATGAACTTAATaaaccttattttaattaaataattatgagcTACAAAATCGTGGAATtagaaattgtatttcattttgGCACATGAAAACGTAACTAGACGGATATAATGAAAACAGCACAAATTGTTTACAATTATTGTGCAGGACGGcacttaaaattacattattcaatattaaacgattaaaaaaaactaaaaaaataacaataattaataaattcataaacagcatttttttgtatacattgtcATTTTTGTGCACTCcctttatattgtataatgtattgTGCGTTCTCTATTGTATTAAGAGACAAAACAGTCGttggttaaatatataaaatcgatCATAAGAGAGCTTTattactgaaataataaaaatataaagtaaatccCGTTGTCATTTCCGTAACTTTAAGTTTAGTGTAAACTTCAAAACACACATAAGTAATAACTCGAAACTACATTACTCCACTTTGTTTCTTATCTGTGCTGTGTGACGTATATTTCCATACCAAAGACAACTCAATGTCAAAAAGTGCCTCAGCCACACTAATGAGAGAtttgtttaacaatttaaaacgaaataaattgattctatatataaaaaatatattcattttgaGTCTTGGTTCCCATACTCTGGcaagcaattaaaatatcacttataaaaaattgagatGCTATTACGTTCATTAAAGAAACGaaactaaaaatgttaatgtaaACAAGGCttagtaatttattagtttatataagTACACCACCCATACAACTGGAGACTagtcttttatttatgattgctttaattattttaacatatggACGATATGTTTTATAGCTCGCCTCGCCTCACCAGTATTGtgtgaaaaattaatagaagacTAAAAATAAGCGAACAAACAGTAATTAAAGTTCGTTACTTTAATGAACAGATTAAACGAAATAACACAATAGCTTGATATGTGATATGTCAAACATGACAGATGACGTATGTCACAGACACGTCACTGACCAATCACATTCAGGCAAAACACTTTCCTTTCGTCTTTTGTATTCTCAATCCTTAAAATATCTTTggtttttttcaaataacaaaaataaaaactaaaacaccAATGTTTAAAGATCTTATcctaataaatctaaaatcttTTATGAGTATCGAATATAATATCGTTTTCTTAAGAGTATTTAAGATTCTTTTCATGCAATTGAACATATAACAGCTACTTAAATTTCTTTGACACGGATGATCATAATGTTTTCAAGAGGAAAACAAAAACTAGAACGCTCCCTAATTTGAGCAGCCCTTACATTTGATTAGACTAAatctactattaaaataagaaaatataaataatatgtaaagtcGGACATATTTCTCTTAAAATTTCTAATTTGAGGTAAACAACGTcgagaaaatttaattatcataatttctGTCTAAAACTAAGCTATACACCTGAAATAGTTCAATGCTTTGTCTTTATCAAtctcacaaataaaaaacaaaaaaaattataaaaaaattaatcaatgaatcatatctttgaaataataaGCAAAAAATGCACAGAGTGGAAATCATGTATCACAATTATTGTATGACTAAACTAACAAATTCCAGAACGAAAAagtattaaacaatttgataAGAAATCGCTATTGCAATTGGATATGGATGTTATGTGTTGCGCCATTGCATTATCTTAAATGCGCTGGTGTATCAACTCGTAATCCTTGACAGATGACATATCAGTTTGACAATTCATTTTGTAATGACATACATTGTAACACAAACTATTTCTAAACAGACTGTTAGTATGTTACCGACCACGAAAACCAATTCACGATAACCCGCGAACGAACATCAAGTGTCAACTGTCAATACCGTTTGTCATTTGTCAAGTCTAGTACCGCAGCGATTTTGAGTTAGCGCACTGCGACAACCATTATCTAAGAGCTATCAGATAACGTAAGAAATTGTTCATCTGCAATTAAAGCAATCTTCTAAATGTGATATTTCACTGAAAACGATAGGTacctttaaacttaaataccTTGAGTTAAAGAGTTTTCTAGAACAATATCAAATTCATCAAGCGGTTCAAGTATTTGCCTCAAAAACGTGAGTAAACCACGCTTGCGAAGGAAGCTTTGTTCTTCATACATTTCTGTGGTCACGCGGGTCATTGACATCGGTACAAGCATTCGATGAAGCCAATGTTCACTGAAaagtagaatttttaaaaataatataactataataatataattacttcgCTTGGACTTTGaactttttgaagtgaaacttctttaagcAAATGAGGGTAAATTTTtcacggaacgtcacgaagtgTGCGGCGTTTTTGTCGAGGAAAGGGGGGAGTGCGATTTAGAAccattgagagagagtgagaaagggagataaaaaatacacgctattggttgatgtattcgtttagtagttacttattagaactttagatagaAATTCTGACGCAAAACGTCTTGTGCCGtaaacacagattttttacttatttttatataaatatagatatacaaataggATATACAATAGatatacatggagtgatcatatgctggtacatgatcatctttTGGgacttttaccttagtaataattaatttacaaagttttacatctgacatgtgtacattgtacgcacgcactttttttattgacggCGATAATAATGCAGgcgttaattttaatagcgaTGGTAACACTGCCAATACCATGACAGGACAGATAAAACCAAATACAACGTTTAATTAGAATCCTTTTTTACGTAGTtacgtacaaataaattaaatgctaaTTTCTATTCAATACAATCAATACAAACTAAATACATCACAAAAGTAACAATTGATTAGATATGATAGAGAATTGCCAAAGTAGAAgactttttaatatgttaaataggTCTAAATGAAAAGATCTATTGTatcacaattattaaatttggaaaTCAAATacataggccggcaacgcactcgcgagccctctggcttcgagagtgtccatgggcggcggtatcacttaacatcaggtgagcctcctgcccgtttgccccctgttctataaaaaaaaaaaaaaaaaaacataccgCAAGCTGAGACAAACGAATAGCTGGAACTTTCCATCCTTTCCCAAAGTCCTTCCAACGGAATTGATCTCATCCATTAAGTGGCAATAACACCTCCATATAGCTCTGTGCTCCTGGTCCTGTCGGCAATTGTACGCAACGCCACAACTCTTGTTCCCTTGTAAATTCCCCTCATCACACAAGCTCATCTTGAATTCGTCCTTCACTCTcactgtaaaagtaaattcaaaacttgaaggaatttcaaaaaaaaaaaaatgtatttataaacttataatgatttaacataattttaaatttatccgacgtttcgcgacAGCGTGTGTGGTCACgatgactgaagacaaaggtgttaaatgtcaaaaaagtatcacagctgtagaaagttgtattatctgtatttattctAGAAATTTCTTTATGCAACAGATTTTAAAGCGTATTTCCATTTTACATTGACCTacagttattatataacagggggcaaacgggcagaaagCTCAAGTGatggtaagtgataccgcaTCATAGACACATTTCTAGAAAGCTCGgtagtgcgttgctggcctttaagGAATTTAGACTCTTTTCTAGGAAGAATAGAATTAGAAGGAAAAGAtattaatctttttataattattatttttttaattattaaatttaaaaaaaattacgtttattttggaacgattatcaaggtatcacttattccacgtcattaaattagtcccgattcaataataattgtgtaaTTGTAATATCGCAATCCAtataaatcaaagaaaatcCTGTTTGTACAAACATATTGCGAGGGTAAAGAAATATTCAAGAAtgaattctattaaaatcCCCAACaaaatgaagaaaatatattttttttgttgcaaACTTACTAAAATAGTCCCAGATAAAGAGATTCTTTCCAAACAGTCTTGCAGATTTGAAGCCACACAGAAAGGCTTGCTCCAAACATTTGACCAAGCCATTCTCGCCACACAATAACACGCTGAGCGAGTTGGCGTCTTTTTCCCGCTTCGTTTGATAATGCCATTTAACTATCGCATTAACGCAGTCACCTAGAAAACAAACAATGAAATAGACAAAATTGCCGATTTTTGCATCCTCGATTGCAGTCATAGATGAGAgagtatgaaaaatatagtGTAATAAGAACCTATATGGAGTAAAATAACttgtaaataactataaattacttaattgaaatagccaaaattaaacatattgatTTACGTCTGTCACGTGACACAAAACGATCATAGATCATTGGAATCAGTGTAgatgtaaataaatcttttatatgTTTCCATTAtatagtacggacgcggagcacgaagaatttcgtagaATGACCCCTCATCTTATGTCTTTGTCGCTCGCGCATAAACATATTGCCG
This region includes:
- the LOC110997010 gene encoding mucin-5AC isoform X1, with the translated sequence MDPVGPWSAYASYNRLAGVQAGAASGDFHHHLTSSGTGLGSQSVPSTTSQLLLQAAHTTASLAGQLGSTTASPFNPSSFLSPPAVSYDAVFSPLFHHANPKPAHYSSSLQHRQVIAQAQAAVASKQSSVETELSSLRENYSHQAIAAQGTSFFDQPTTPGGTAGLSWQGNNQLPSPFGILPHESVVPSSPSPATTKSGATYENFNAHFAAAQTLNNHINSQITNAGKQTNRSGSPATAAKQPVSSAPSTFFQSPSSYGNQSDNSYSTSGSKSGLSTQQDYAGSKSYSSSASSSAHSQQTCIVSTPPVTSSSTPPTKDFRSSSSSSTRPSSIYNSQSPKSASSEKSSRPTNSSSGFVSPTPKPPQVQTKAQSKVYPEINSEQRKSCESIDKLQPQSSPISYSIMDAPGRLSYNSTNGNSKSNRIGNSPYSSSQTSSFRHYQSGNNVETDYHVRAKSSSSTDTGYSSSSSQNGPDCSIAAGKRQSPLQVAPQTSPLGHRSSPAYPIYHSPMNSIHSPQHGDHYGKVNNAAPRSPLDASISRPPSQNSQVAYPSVITRALGIEQAKSFNDNRYDRNQNSAPNCWESERQRKFAGNSNTGGSSTNYSNISENNTHNEKPTSQSQNSMDRTLGLSEKPNCFDSNNVALQDLSSCRGDPMSIVKNLQSQQSCQVQESKPSKTVTPVVSAPAVAKVTRRKSTEKSLAHSNELTNAAVMADYLASRIPPPAHSSTNNQQQNGSFFDFERWNLPPPPPKMFPGTSAFGSQAPLHASNFNQHQALAMQHSHALTYFPPFHLGPHPDFQSSVELTPLSSFSETPPSASSSSFSTPETREEEQPKVVVPNIEEELGFLAEQRANTSSTVAPTSQQQNLNSASQDATSKVMEKKFNVPVTGPGSGFMASYLKFLQGERDTSPPPAGRGARKSTWSRTNTNSNTVNNKPFNPNEVAKNPCEANPTQSANGAMASSSVLNAGMALNNPVMSPGLLGANQLHASQSNLLGSQAKGVELDDPRYYHLNKDRKRKYDGTEEAAYDAEEEARRMNKPVLNVPSTPLNDKAKKGRAALSKGPPSAAVAPQPASTKKPRAPGPAPSLQPVPQQQYYYQHQPDEVGAHSGALGYGYGTENDANSNRKLHNIKTHQQIPNAGQIDNSRPIEEMPYQSGEFVALKNELAEMWPTIWRVDGKTLLQKYEPFEDNGKVLYRNISTYTVWNPENKKLYTQVQVKIRSQTHLETIVELVRSELQGDDCHFIEKRMLETQMYQENFEVYIQTLISHALDPNFLTEIFQEQDEYFLSNVKTVDEVTETMRTRVSSGVCGGGNGSRSLDAAVATWPGLSVAAGNGVCRACVRPAVARLLLYGQPYNPATLEPVQPDARLAYEKEFLVCAACCGRVQLYSKISHQKYLMYTECSKRVAEKRMQNPSKDTTAILNELLADEPWLSQLFRDVRHSWAEAESWERKMRHAMSRQMI
- the LOC110997010 gene encoding uncharacterized protein LOC110997010 isoform X3, with the protein product MDPVGPWSAYASYNRLAGVQAGAASGDFHHHLTSSGTGLGSQSVPSTTSQLLLQAAHTTASLAGQLGSTTASPFNPSSFLSPPAVSYDAVFSPLFHHANPKPAHYSSSLQHRQVIAQAQAAVASKQSSVETELSSLRENYSHQAIAAQGTSFFDQPTTPGGTAGLSWQGNNQLPSPFGILPHESVVPSSPSPATTKSGATYENFNAHFAAAQTLNNHINSQITNAGKQTNRSGSPATAAKQPVSSAPSTFFQSPSSYGNQSDNSYSTSGSKSGLSTQQDYAGKQRANTSSTVAPTSQQQNLNSASQDATSKVMEKKFNVPVTGPGSGFMASYLKFLQGERDTSPPPAGRGARKSTWSRTNTNSNTVNNKPFNPNEVAKNPCEANPTQSANGAMASSSVLNAGMALNNPVMSPGLLGANQLHASQSNLLGSQAKGVELDDPRYYHLNKDRKRKYDGTEEAAYDAEEEARRMNKPVLNVPSTPLNDKAKKGRAALSKGPPSAAVAPQPASTKKPRAPGPAPSLQPVPQQQYYYQHQPDEVGAHSGALGYGYGTENDANSNRKLHNIKTHQQIPNAGQIDNSRPIEEMPYQSGEFVALKNELAEMWPTIWRVDGKTLLQKYEPFEDNGKVLYRNISTYTVWNPENKKLYTQVQVKIRSQTHLETIVELVRSELQGDDCHFIEKRMLETQMYQENFEVYIQTLISHALDPNFLTEIFQEQDEYFLSNVKTVDEVTETMRTRVSSGVCGGGNGSRSLDAAVATWPGLSVAAGNGVCRACVRPAVARLLLYGQPYNPATLEPVQPDARLAYEKEFLVCAACCGRVQLYSKISHQKYLMYTECSKRVAEKRMQNPSKDTTAILNELLADEPWLSQLFRDVRHSWAEAESWERKMRHAMSRQMI
- the LOC110997010 gene encoding mucin-5AC isoform X2, yielding MDPVGPWSAYASYNRLAGVQAGAASGDFHHHLTSSGTGLGSQSVPSTTSQLLLQAAHTTASLAGQLGSTTASPFNPSSFLSPPAVSYDAVFSPLFHHANPKPAHYSSSLQHRQVIAQAQAAVASKQSSVETELSSLRENYSHQAIAAQGTSFFDQPTTPGGTAGLSWQGNNQLPSPFGILPHESVVPSSPSPATTKSGATYENFNAHFAAAQTLNNHINSQITNAGKQTNRSGSPATAAKQPVSSAPSTFFQSPSSYGNQSDNSYSTSGSKSGLSTQQDYAGSKSYSSSASSSAHSQQTCIVSTPPVTSSSTPPTKDFRSSSSSSTRPSSIYNSQSPKSASSEKSSRPTNSSSGFVSPTPKPPQVQTKAQSKVYPEINSEQRKSCESIDKLQPQSSPISYSIMDAPGRLSYNSTNGNSKSNRIGNSPYSSSQTSSFRHYQSGNNVETDYHVRAKSSSSTDTGYSSSSSQNGPDCSIAAGKRQSPLQVAPQTSPLGHRSSPAYPIYHSPMNSIHSPQHGDHYGKVNNAAPRSPLDASISRPPSQNSQVAYPSVITRALGIEQAKSFNDNRYDRNQNSAPNCWESERQRKFAGNSNTGGSSTNYSNISENNTHNEKPTSQSQNSMDRTLGLSEKPNCFDSNNVALQDLSSCRGDPMSIVKNLQSQQSCQVQESKPSKTVTPVVSAPAVAKVTRRKSTEKSLAHSNELTNAAVMADYLASRIPPPAHSSTNNQQQNGSFFDFERWNLPPPPPKMFPGTSAFGSQAPLHASNFNQHQALAMQHSHALTYFPPFHLGPHPDFQSSVELTPLSSFSETPPSASSSSFSTPETREEEQPKVVVPNIEEELGFLAEQRANTSSTVAPTSQQQNLNSASQDATSKVMEKKFNVPVTGPGSGFMASYLKFLQGERDTSPPPAGRGARKSTWSRTNTNSNTVNNKPFNPNEVAKNPCEANPTQSANGAMASSSVLNAGMALNNPVMSPGLLGANQLHASQSNLLGSQAKGVELDDPRYYHLNKDRKRKYDGTEEAAYDAEEEARRMNKPVLNVPSTPLNDKAKKGRAALSKGPPSAAVAPQPASTKKPRAPGPAPSLQPVPQQQYYYQHQPDEGAHSGALGYGYGTENDANSNRKLHNIKTHQQIPNAGQIDNSRPIEEMPYQSGEFVALKNELAEMWPTIWRVDGKTLLQKYEPFEDNGKVLYRNISTYTVWNPENKKLYTQVQVKIRSQTHLETIVELVRSELQGDDCHFIEKRMLETQMYQENFEVYIQTLISHALDPNFLTEIFQEQDEYFLSNVKTVDEVTETMRTRVSSGVCGGGNGSRSLDAAVATWPGLSVAAGNGVCRACVRPAVARLLLYGQPYNPATLEPVQPDARLAYEKEFLVCAACCGRVQLYSKISHQKYLMYTECSKRVAEKRMQNPSKDTTAILNELLADEPWLSQLFRDVRHSWAEAESWERKMRHAMSRQMI